One Serpentinicella alkaliphila DNA segment encodes these proteins:
- a CDS encoding universal stress protein, with protein sequence MGENNIMVCVTQQRTCERLIKAGLELSSENSKLYVVHVAPKGLNILGNSEEGEALDYLFDISKNVGADMTVIRSSETSKSIIDFCKKNDVNIIVFGESRENVKGNNIIVDVSKKLCNKVEIKVIPTN encoded by the coding sequence ATGGGAGAAAATAATATTATGGTTTGTGTTACTCAACAAAGGACTTGTGAAAGATTAATTAAAGCCGGACTGGAGTTGAGTAGCGAAAATAGTAAACTATATGTAGTTCATGTTGCACCTAAGGGATTAAATATTCTAGGAAATTCAGAAGAAGGAGAAGCCTTAGACTATTTATTTGATATATCTAAAAATGTTGGTGCTGATATGACCGTAATCAGGTCATCGGAAACAAGCAAGTCAATAATAGATTTTTGCAAGAAAAATGATGTAAATATTATTGTTTTTGGAGAGTCTAGAGAAAATGTTAAAGGAAACAATATTATAGTAGATGTATCAAAGAAGTTATGCAATAAAGTTGAAATAAAGGTTATACCAACAAACTAG
- a CDS encoding metallophosphoesterase: MALYAIGDLHLSFSNNKPMDVFGQHWLNHYKKIEENWDMVVTERDSVLIPGDISWAMTLNEAILDLQWIDKRPGQKILIKGNHDYWWGSITKLNKLFENMHFVQNNFFPYGEYAICGTKGWSAPNDRKITEQDEKIYLREANRLRQSIESASRAGYENFIIMLHYPPTNERFEPSLFTQIIEEFSVEKVIYGHLHGEGSYSCGLKGLYNGVEYCLASCDYLNFDLLRVK, from the coding sequence ATGGCACTCTATGCGATAGGAGACTTACATTTAAGTTTTAGTAACAATAAGCCAATGGACGTATTTGGTCAGCATTGGCTTAATCATTATAAAAAAATTGAAGAAAATTGGGATATGGTAGTAACTGAGAGGGATTCCGTATTAATACCAGGGGATATATCTTGGGCTATGACACTTAATGAAGCTATATTAGATTTACAGTGGATTGATAAACGGCCGGGACAGAAAATCCTCATTAAGGGAAATCATGACTACTGGTGGGGTTCCATTACTAAATTAAATAAGCTATTCGAAAATATGCACTTTGTTCAAAACAATTTTTTTCCTTATGGTGAATATGCTATTTGTGGAACTAAGGGCTGGAGTGCTCCAAACGATAGGAAGATTACTGAGCAGGATGAAAAAATATATCTTAGAGAGGCAAATAGACTGAGACAATCCATTGAAAGTGCTAGTAGGGCCGGGTATGAAAATTTCATTATTATGCTACATTATCCACCAACTAATGAAAGATTTGAGCCATCTCTATTCACACAAATAATAGAAGAATTCAGTGTAGAGAAAGTGATATATGGGCATCTACATGGAGAGGGGTCCTATTCCTGTGGACTTAAGGGTCTATATAATGGTGTAGAGTATTGTCTTGCTTCTTGTGATTATCTTAACTTTGATTTATTACGTGTAAAGTAG
- the fba gene encoding class II fructose-1,6-bisphosphate aldolase, which produces MPLVTSKELFTKAYANKYAVGAFNVNNMEIIQGIVSAAKTENAPLILQVSAGARKYASPIYLRKLVEAAVEDSNLPIVLHLDHGESFDICKQCIDDGFTSVMIDASHHSFEENISITKKVVEYAHSKGVVVEAELGRLAGVEDDVQVSEKDAIYTNPEQAAEFVQKTGVDSLAIAIGTSHGAYKFKGEPNLDFERLQEIAKLLPNFPLVLHGASTVLPEFLELCNQYGGDIPGAQGVPEEMIRKATQFGVCKVNIDTDLRLAMTAAVRKELFADPKNFDPRKYLAPARTAIEEMVRHKIVNVLGSDNRI; this is translated from the coding sequence ATGCCATTAGTTACTAGTAAAGAATTATTTACAAAGGCATATGCGAATAAATATGCCGTAGGTGCATTTAACGTTAATAATATGGAAATCATCCAAGGTATCGTATCAGCGGCAAAAACGGAGAATGCTCCGTTAATCCTACAAGTTTCAGCAGGCGCTAGAAAATATGCTAGCCCGATTTACTTAAGAAAACTAGTTGAAGCCGCTGTTGAAGATTCAAACTTACCTATAGTTCTTCATTTAGATCATGGTGAAAGTTTTGACATATGTAAACAGTGTATTGATGATGGATTCACTTCAGTGATGATTGACGCTTCCCACCACTCCTTTGAAGAAAATATTTCAATTACTAAAAAAGTAGTTGAATATGCTCATAGTAAAGGGGTAGTAGTAGAGGCTGAGCTGGGTAGGCTAGCAGGAGTTGAAGATGATGTTCAGGTTAGTGAAAAAGACGCTATTTATACAAACCCTGAGCAGGCAGCTGAATTTGTTCAAAAAACAGGTGTAGATTCTTTAGCTATTGCTATTGGTACAAGTCATGGAGCATATAAATTTAAAGGGGAGCCTAATTTAGACTTCGAAAGACTTCAGGAAATTGCAAAGCTTTTACCCAATTTCCCATTAGTACTTCATGGAGCATCAACAGTTTTACCTGAATTTTTAGAGTTATGTAATCAATATGGTGGAGATATACCTGGGGCACAAGGTGTACCTGAAGAAATGATTCGAAAAGCAACTCAATTTGGAGTTTGTAAAGTAAACATCGATACAGATCTTCGTCTTGCTATGACAGCAGCTGTAAGAAAAGAGCTTTTTGCAGACCCTAAAAACTTTGACCCTCGTAAATATCTAGCACCTGCAAGAACAGCAATTGAAGAAATGGTAAGACACAAAATTGTAAACGTACTGGGATCAGACAATAGAATATAA
- a CDS encoding GTP pyrophosphokinase: protein MHATEWRRFLIPYENAVEELKVKFKSIRTELRSIGEYSPIEFVTGRVKRVSSIIEKAKKLGVDMEDISTGIEDIAGIRIMCQFVEDIYTVVDYIRDRDGRDLEIVYEKDYINNYKDSGYRSYHIIIKYPIQTALGPKTILAEIQIRTLAMNFWATIEHSLKYKYKQNIPEHIEERIKKAADAAFKLDQEMSVIRHEIRLAQKMFEVRSKTISNILRNIYLLRSSGRITEVEQFQERLNRVWDNSEVVDLKLLDQEISNIIENYNLKD, encoded by the coding sequence ATGCACGCTACTGAATGGAGAAGGTTTTTAATACCTTACGAAAATGCGGTAGAAGAACTTAAAGTAAAATTTAAAAGTATAAGAACTGAGCTACGTTCTATAGGTGAATATTCACCAATTGAATTTGTAACTGGTAGAGTAAAAAGGGTATCTAGCATCATTGAAAAAGCTAAAAAACTTGGCGTAGATATGGAAGATATAAGTACGGGTATAGAAGATATAGCAGGAATAAGGATAATGTGTCAATTTGTTGAAGATATCTATACTGTTGTTGACTATATAAGGGATAGAGATGGCAGAGATTTAGAGATTGTCTATGAGAAGGACTATATAAATAATTATAAAGATAGTGGGTACAGAAGCTATCATATAATAATAAAATATCCAATCCAGACTGCCTTAGGACCGAAAACAATTTTAGCTGAAATTCAAATAAGAACTTTGGCTATGAATTTTTGGGCTACTATTGAACACTCTTTAAAATATAAGTATAAACAAAATATTCCTGAACATATTGAAGAGCGGATTAAAAAAGCAGCGGATGCTGCATTCAAGCTGGATCAGGAAATGTCAGTTATACGACATGAAATAAGATTAGCTCAGAAAATGTTTGAGGTTAGATCTAAAACTATATCAAACATATTGAGAAATATATATTTGCTCCGTTCTTCTGGAAGAATTACAGAGGTAGAGCAATTTCAAGAACGATTAAATAGGGTTTGGGATAACAGTGAAGTAGTTGATTTAAAATTATTAGATCAAGAGATAAGCAATATTATAGAGAATTATAACTTAAAGGATTAG
- a CDS encoding DUF378 domain-containing protein, with amino-acid sequence MFTWIALILMIVGAINWGLMGLFKFNIIEKIFGRGKITRVIYTLVGISAIYTLLLLIIK; translated from the coding sequence TTGTTTACATGGATTGCATTAATTCTAATGATTGTTGGTGCAATTAACTGGGGACTAATGGGATTGTTCAAATTCAATATTATAGAAAAAATTTTTGGTAGAGGTAAAATAACTAGAGTAATATATACATTAGTTGGTATATCAGCTATATATACACTGCTACTATTAATAATTAAGTGA
- the rlmD gene encoding 23S rRNA (uracil(1939)-C(5))-methyltransferase RlmD → MPKKKEIVEFIIDENEFGGKAYGYIDNTKISVKNAIKGQKVKAIISKVRNNKAEAKVMEVLERSALEQEENCLHFGVCGGCFKQTVSYENQLAMKENQVKKLFQELNIEYKEWMGIEGSPLPYTYRNKMEFSFGDEEKGGPLTLGMHKKGRHYDIVTVDECLIMDEDFRKILTTILDYFKEKNVPYYNSRSHIGYLRHLVVRKAYFTKEILINLVTTTQLEHDMNEIRDIIINTNFQGKLVGLLHTFNDNLADTVQSDKTEILYGQDFVMEELLGLKFKISAFSFFQTNSPGAEKLYSIVRDFVGNSDNQMVFDLYCGTGTIGQIVAQNAKKVIGIELIEDAVEAANNNAKLNNLNNCTFISGDVKEKIKELKDKPDIIILDPPRAGIHPQALQDIIAFNAPQIVYVSCNPKTLVRDLVELGNKGYEIKKVKCMDMFPHTPHVECVVLMSKAKKL, encoded by the coding sequence ATGCCTAAGAAGAAGGAAATAGTAGAATTTATAATAGATGAAAATGAATTTGGTGGAAAAGCCTACGGTTACATAGATAATACAAAAATATCTGTCAAGAATGCAATTAAAGGTCAGAAAGTTAAGGCAATAATTTCGAAGGTAAGAAATAATAAGGCTGAAGCTAAGGTTATGGAAGTTTTAGAAAGGTCAGCATTAGAGCAGGAGGAGAACTGTCTTCACTTTGGGGTATGTGGTGGTTGTTTTAAACAGACAGTTTCTTACGAAAATCAACTGGCGATGAAAGAAAATCAAGTAAAAAAATTGTTTCAAGAACTTAACATAGAATACAAAGAATGGATGGGTATTGAAGGGAGTCCACTTCCCTATACTTATAGAAATAAGATGGAATTTTCCTTTGGTGATGAAGAAAAGGGTGGACCTCTAACTTTAGGTATGCACAAAAAAGGAAGGCATTATGATATAGTAACAGTTGACGAGTGCTTAATCATGGACGAGGATTTTAGAAAGATTCTTACTACGATTTTAGATTATTTTAAAGAAAAAAATGTTCCTTATTATAACAGTAGGAGTCATATAGGCTATTTAAGACATTTAGTAGTAAGAAAAGCATATTTTACGAAAGAAATACTAATTAATTTAGTCACAACTACACAGTTAGAGCATGATATGAATGAAATAAGAGACATAATTATTAATACAAACTTCCAAGGGAAATTAGTAGGTTTACTACACACATTTAATGATAATTTAGCTGACACTGTACAAAGTGATAAAACTGAAATTCTTTATGGACAAGATTTTGTAATGGAAGAGCTTTTAGGTCTAAAATTTAAAATATCTGCGTTTTCATTTTTTCAAACAAATAGCCCTGGTGCAGAAAAACTTTACTCTATAGTTAGGGACTTTGTTGGAAATTCTGATAACCAAATGGTATTTGATCTTTATTGTGGAACTGGTACTATCGGTCAAATTGTAGCGCAAAATGCGAAAAAAGTAATTGGAATAGAACTGATCGAAGATGCAGTAGAAGCAGCTAATAATAACGCTAAACTAAACAATTTAAACAATTGTACATTTATATCAGGAGATGTTAAAGAAAAAATAAAAGAATTAAAAGATAAGCCAGATATTATTATATTAGATCCACCAAGAGCAGGAATTCATCCCCAAGCTCTTCAAGATATTATAGCCTTTAATGCACCACAAATAGTTTATGTTTCATGTAATCCTAAAACACTCGTAAGAGATTTGGTAGAATTAGGAAATAAAGGATACGAAATAAAAAAAGTTAAATGTATGGATATGTTTCCGCATACACCCCACGTGGAGTGTGTTGTCTTGATGTCAAAGGCAAAAAAATTATAG
- a CDS encoding class I SAM-dependent methyltransferase yields MYKIVTAERFFWEGIDLNNKVVLEGGTSWGNTTRIIVNKILENNWNTKLISVDIDDSHFNEIEDELRQSYNQLQLMKGDLSNLDFIEDESIDVVICNYTMSSVNQFPLRVLKALKELYRVLKKDGQLLITEEMPLWSIDNTEFCYWSKRSRIIKSISVLKAMPHFNEIYPNDLEESLKIVGFRNIECQQFKEKIDAELATKFLDKKKQTLIKGSNDLDNDNVTKGFVQLTEELVKKFEGTEEFSAPAYIIKAKK; encoded by the coding sequence ATGTATAAAATAGTAACTGCAGAAAGATTTTTTTGGGAGGGGATTGATTTAAACAATAAAGTAGTGCTGGAAGGGGGCACTAGCTGGGGAAATACAACTAGGATTATAGTTAATAAAATTCTAGAAAACAATTGGAATACTAAGTTAATATCTGTAGATATTGATGATAGTCATTTTAATGAAATTGAAGATGAGTTGAGACAAAGCTACAATCAGTTACAATTAATGAAAGGTGATTTAAGTAATCTCGACTTTATTGAGGATGAATCCATTGATGTTGTTATATGTAATTATACAATGTCTTCAGTTAATCAGTTCCCTTTAAGAGTACTTAAAGCACTTAAGGAATTGTATAGAGTATTAAAAAAAGACGGACAACTACTTATAACTGAGGAGATGCCCTTATGGTCTATTGACAATACAGAGTTTTGTTATTGGTCTAAAAGATCTAGGATTATAAAAAGTATAAGTGTGTTGAAAGCTATGCCTCATTTTAATGAAATATATCCAAATGATTTAGAGGAATCCTTAAAAATAGTTGGATTTAGGAATATAGAATGTCAGCAATTTAAGGAGAAAATAGATGCTGAACTGGCTACTAAGTTTTTAGATAAAAAGAAACAAACTTTGATAAAAGGTTCAAATGATTTAGATAATGATAATGTAACGAAGGGCTTCGTTCAGTTGACAGAAGAACTTGTAAAGAAATTTGAAGGAACTGAAGAGTTTTCAGCACCAGCATATATTATAAAAGCTAAAAAATAG
- a CDS encoding DUF6648 family protein yields the protein MLKLRYIHGENLFEKFSNHREALIEQFKKGDISKKEFIEQNYSFIQRMDIKPFKNIDNFDKAIFNYQYYNMMAKYCFLQAKQMRKNDKHTDLTKDLMDKVNYNYRKKDDSTLKAIELLDFSNVEAYYIKVSSENLKKQLFEVTFKDYPKIILHSRNQWLVNRLREEMVFKEGVRRSLIDNYINEKY from the coding sequence GTGTTGAAATTGAGATACATACATGGCGAAAACCTCTTTGAAAAGTTTTCTAATCATAGGGAGGCTTTAATAGAACAATTTAAAAAGGGAGATATTTCTAAGAAGGAGTTTATCGAGCAAAATTATAGTTTTATACAGAGAATGGACATAAAACCATTTAAAAATATTGATAACTTTGATAAGGCAATATTTAACTACCAATACTATAATATGATGGCAAAGTATTGTTTTCTGCAAGCTAAGCAGATGAGAAAAAATGATAAGCATACGGATCTAACCAAAGACTTAATGGATAAGGTTAATTATAATTATAGAAAGAAAGATGATAGTACTTTAAAGGCAATTGAATTGTTGGATTTTTCTAATGTAGAGGCATACTACATCAAAGTTTCTTCTGAAAACCTAAAGAAACAACTTTTTGAGGTGACTTTTAAAGACTATCCAAAAATTATTTTACACTCTAGGAACCAATGGCTTGTAAATAGATTGAGAGAAGAAATGGTATTTAAAGAAGGAGTAAGAAGGTCACTAATTGACAATTATATAAATGAAAAGTATTAA
- a CDS encoding HD domain-containing protein, whose product MIYRIRQFINGINAKIYNEDKIFIEKYLNNKEQELFYKLRLSEQRHSLNVAYGCNKEMSANSTLIKAALLHDIGKISSNLSIINKSLVVISIALKIKDSYLPIFLRQALNYKLNHGHLGYELLKNLVSDEKMLMLIKHHHYPDDYMIPEMQVLIKYDDLN is encoded by the coding sequence ATGATTTATAGAATACGACAGTTTATAAATGGTATTAATGCCAAAATATATAATGAAGATAAAATTTTTATAGAAAAATACTTAAATAATAAAGAACAGGAACTGTTTTACAAGCTTCGATTAAGTGAACAACGCCATAGTCTTAATGTTGCATATGGCTGCAATAAGGAAATGTCAGCTAATTCTACATTAATTAAAGCTGCACTCCTTCATGACATAGGTAAAATTAGTAGCAATCTTTCAATAATAAACAAATCCTTAGTTGTTATATCAATTGCACTTAAGATTAAAGACTCATATCTACCTATATTTTTAAGACAAGCTCTTAACTATAAGTTAAACCATGGACATTTAGGATATGAGCTTTTAAAAAATTTAGTTTCCGATGAAAAGATGCTTATGTTAATTAAACACCATCACTACCCAGATGATTATATGATACCTGAAATGCAAGTATTAATTAAATATGACGATTTAAACTAA
- the pssA gene encoding CDP-diacylglycerol--serine O-phosphatidyltransferase — MRVKAHIPNMFTFFNLILGVLSIINILQEDYVAASLLILLAAFMDRFDGSLARKFDVESEFGKELDSLCDLISFGVAPSVLIWSFQLGELGFFGLGAILLFAVCGAYRLARYNIMEFDGVYMGIPITMCGGIVALMTLYSINYSSNAYVVSSIVILLSYCMISKRIKLKKR, encoded by the coding sequence GTGCGAGTAAAAGCTCATATACCAAATATGTTTACTTTCTTTAATTTAATACTTGGAGTTTTATCAATTATTAATATTTTACAGGAGGACTATGTTGCAGCTTCTTTATTAATATTACTAGCTGCTTTTATGGACCGTTTTGATGGAAGTTTAGCGAGAAAATTTGATGTTGAAAGTGAGTTTGGGAAAGAGCTAGATTCCCTGTGTGATTTAATATCCTTTGGTGTTGCGCCATCGGTTTTAATATGGAGTTTTCAATTAGGTGAATTAGGTTTCTTTGGACTAGGAGCTATACTTTTATTTGCAGTTTGTGGGGCATACCGTTTAGCACGATACAATATTATGGAATTTGATGGAGTATATATGGGAATACCGATTACTATGTGTGGTGGTATTGTTGCTCTTATGACTCTATATTCTATAAATTATAGTTCAAATGCATACGTTGTTAGTTCAATTGTTATCTTACTATCATATTGTATGATAAGTAAAAGAATAAAATTAAAGAAGCGTTAA
- a CDS encoding pseudouridine synthase, which translates to MGKTLRLDKILANLGYGSRKDIRKICKQGLVIVDNKVVKDSSKHVDPYESEIKIGDEIIEYKEFVYLMMNKPDGVISATEDSIHQTVIDLLDEEHRIFEPFPVGRLDKDTEGLLLLTNDGKLAHQLLSPKKHVPKTYYAKVIGKVTDEDIKKFEIGVKIEEEYTTLPAELVILKSDEISEIELTIYEGKFHQVKRMFEAVDKKVEYLKRLSMGPLQLDEDLQLGEYRELTDEELEELFQIKI; encoded by the coding sequence ATGGGAAAAACCTTAAGATTAGATAAGATATTGGCGAACTTAGGATATGGAAGTAGAAAAGATATAAGGAAAATATGTAAACAAGGTTTGGTTATTGTTGACAACAAGGTTGTAAAAGATAGCTCAAAGCATGTTGATCCATATGAAAGTGAAATTAAAATTGGAGACGAAATAATTGAATATAAAGAGTTTGTATATTTAATGATGAATAAACCTGATGGAGTAATCTCTGCAACAGAAGATTCAATACATCAAACAGTTATTGATTTGTTAGATGAAGAGCATAGAATATTTGAGCCATTTCCAGTGGGGAGACTAGATAAAGATACGGAGGGACTACTACTACTAACTAACGATGGGAAACTTGCCCACCAGTTACTTTCGCCTAAAAAACATGTACCAAAAACCTACTATGCTAAAGTAATAGGAAAAGTTACGGATGAGGATATAAAGAAATTCGAAATAGGAGTTAAAATAGAAGAGGAGTATACTACATTACCAGCGGAATTAGTTATATTAAAATCAGATGAAATATCAGAAATAGAACTAACTATTTACGAAGGAAAATTTCATCAAGTAAAAAGAATGTTTGAAGCTGTAGATAAGAAGGTTGAATATTTAAAAAGATTATCTATGGGCCCGTTACAACTAGATGAGGATTTACAGCTTGGTGAATATAGGGAATTAACGGATGAAGAATTAGAAGAGTTATTTCAAATTAAAATTTAA
- a CDS encoding TIGR01212 family radical SAM protein (This family includes YhcC from E. coli K-12, an uncharacterized radical SAM protein.), with amino-acid sequence MEDKELYKTYSKYLVDKYGDKVYKLPVNLPLTCPNRDGTIGIGGCTFCADVGAGFESLCNTISVRDQLIKNKEYISKKYKAKKFIAYFQNYTNTYLPIDEFKKYVLESIIDDVVEIAISTRPDFIEEEYLQFLKEVEINKGVSISMELGLQTVNYHTLKKVNRGHGLSEFIDAVLRIKKYGFNICVHLILNLPWDNMDDVLENARILSVLDIDQVKLHALYIINGTVMGDMHQNHEFTMIPVEEYMERVIVFLENIHPEIVVQRLIGRAPEENSLFVNWNMSWWKIRDEIHEIMHQRGSYQGKNYLFKNNK; translated from the coding sequence TTGGAAGATAAAGAATTATATAAAACTTACTCAAAGTACCTTGTTGATAAATATGGAGATAAGGTGTACAAACTCCCAGTTAATCTACCTCTAACATGTCCAAATAGAGATGGAACTATTGGAATTGGTGGGTGTACTTTTTGTGCAGATGTGGGAGCGGGTTTCGAAAGTCTATGTAATACAATTTCAGTTAGAGATCAACTTATAAAGAATAAAGAATATATTTCTAAAAAGTATAAGGCTAAAAAATTTATAGCCTATTTTCAAAACTATACAAACACTTATTTACCTATAGATGAATTCAAAAAATATGTACTAGAGTCAATAATAGATGATGTAGTAGAAATTGCAATATCAACTAGACCTGATTTTATTGAAGAAGAGTATTTACAGTTCTTAAAGGAAGTAGAAATTAATAAAGGGGTTTCAATTTCTATGGAATTGGGTTTGCAAACCGTCAATTATCATACACTAAAGAAAGTAAATAGGGGTCATGGATTATCTGAATTTATAGATGCGGTATTAAGAATAAAAAAATATGGCTTCAATATATGTGTTCACCTTATTTTAAATTTACCTTGGGATAATATGGACGATGTTCTTGAAAATGCGAGGATATTATCTGTTTTAGATATAGATCAAGTTAAACTCCACGCTTTGTACATCATTAATGGTACTGTTATGGGTGATATGCATCAAAATCATGAATTTACAATGATACCAGTTGAGGAATATATGGAGCGTGTTATTGTATTTTTGGAAAATATACATCCAGAAATAGTGGTACAAAGGCTAATTGGTAGAGCTCCAGAGGAGAATAGTTTATTTGTAAATTGGAATATGAGTTGGTGGAAAATTAGGGATGAAATCCATGAAATAATGCACCAAAGAGGAAGCTATCAAGGCAAAAACTATTTATTTAAAAATAATAAATGA
- a CDS encoding LysM peptidoglycan-binding domain-containing protein encodes MYYYGMPYYMNPMINQLTPEPVVCPGGFIYTVQPGDTMFRIANRYGISLQALVDANPQIPNPNVLVVGQRICIPTAGVTPPVPPVDFCPGGTVYIVQPGDTLFLIARRVGVTLQRLIEANPQIADPNVIQVGQRICIPPVVPTPPVPPLPPVVCPSGTIYIVQPGDTMFIIARRFGVSLQRLIDANPQIADPNIIQVGQRICVPVPDAPLPPGICRVTLTVEPGIQALGGTAFINLVDPTLWITTFGLPKLSELGKDYCGYFAWVVDRNTGIYFCVELKDCVPGILAGYGKTTGDWRNYDEIIVTAEKTAHPKAPEGIVVLRGSLAVCR; translated from the coding sequence ATGTATTATTATGGAATGCCCTATTATATGAATCCAATGATAAATCAATTAACACCAGAGCCCGTTGTTTGTCCAGGAGGGTTTATATATACAGTTCAACCTGGAGATACGATGTTTAGAATTGCAAATAGGTACGGTATAAGTCTACAAGCATTAGTTGACGCAAACCCACAGATTCCCAATCCTAATGTACTAGTTGTAGGACAAAGAATATGTATTCCTACAGCAGGTGTGACCCCACCAGTGCCGCCGGTAGATTTCTGTCCAGGAGGTACTGTTTACATTGTACAGCCAGGAGATACATTATTTTTAATTGCCAGAAGAGTGGGTGTAACATTACAAAGACTTATTGAAGCTAACCCACAGATTGCAGATCCTAATGTTATCCAAGTAGGACAAAGAATATGTATACCTCCAGTAGTGCCAACTCCACCAGTACCACCACTACCACCTGTAGTATGCCCCAGTGGAACAATATATATTGTTCAACCAGGTGACACAATGTTTATAATTGCAAGACGATTCGGAGTTAGCTTACAAAGATTAATTGATGCAAACCCACAAATAGCAGATCCAAATATAATTCAAGTAGGTCAAAGAATTTGTGTACCTGTACCTGATGCTCCACTTCCACCAGGAATTTGCAGAGTAACTCTAACTGTTGAGCCAGGTATTCAAGCCCTTGGAGGTACAGCATTTATAAATCTAGTTGATCCTACACTATGGATTACAACCTTTGGTCTACCTAAATTATCAGAGTTAGGAAAAGATTATTGTGGCTACTTCGCTTGGGTAGTTGATAGAAATACAGGTATATATTTCTGTGTTGAATTAAAAGATTGTGTACCAGGTATATTAGCTGGTTACGGTAAAACTACAGGTGATTGGAGAAACTATGACGAAATAATTGTTACTGCGGAAAAAACAGCACATCCAAAGGCACCAGAAGGTATAGTAGTTTTAAGAGGTAGTCTAGCAGTTTGTAGATAA